A stretch of the Streptomyces sp. NBC_00654 genome encodes the following:
- a CDS encoding trypsin-like serine protease yields the protein MKQLLRALKRCSVIAAVALATVSLQPSGASAAPNPVVGGTRAAQGEFPFMVRLSMGCGGALYAKDIVLTAAHCVDGSGNNTSITATAGVVDLQSSSAVKVKSTKVLQAPGYNGKGKDWALIKLAKPIDQPTLKIATSTAYNQGDFTIAGWGAATEGGAQQRYLLKASVPYVSDADCQDAYGSDLVPGEELCAGLIDTGGVDTCQGDSGGPMFRKDNAGAWIQVGIVSWGQGCAQAGYPGVYTEVSTFASAIASAAATL from the coding sequence TTCCGTCATAGCCGCCGTGGCCCTCGCGACCGTCAGCCTCCAGCCCTCCGGCGCCTCCGCCGCCCCCAACCCCGTCGTCGGCGGAACCCGGGCGGCCCAGGGCGAGTTCCCCTTCATGGTCCGGCTCTCCATGGGCTGCGGCGGCGCGCTCTACGCCAAGGACATCGTCCTCACCGCCGCCCACTGCGTGGACGGATCGGGCAACAACACCTCGATCACCGCCACCGCCGGAGTCGTCGACCTCCAGTCCTCCAGCGCCGTCAAGGTCAAGTCCACCAAGGTCCTCCAGGCCCCCGGCTACAACGGCAAGGGCAAGGACTGGGCGCTGATCAAGCTCGCCAAGCCGATCGACCAGCCGACGCTGAAGATCGCCACCAGCACCGCGTACAACCAGGGCGACTTCACCATCGCCGGCTGGGGTGCCGCCACCGAGGGCGGCGCCCAGCAGCGCTACCTGCTCAAGGCGAGCGTGCCCTACGTCTCCGACGCCGACTGCCAGGACGCGTACGGCAGCGACCTCGTCCCCGGTGAGGAACTGTGCGCCGGCCTCATCGACACCGGCGGCGTCGACACCTGCCAGGGCGACTCCGGCGGCCCGATGTTCCGCAAGGACAACGCCGGCGCCTGGATCCAGGTCGGCATCGTCAGCTGGGGCCAGGGCTGCGCACAGGCCGGCTACCCCGGCGTCTACACCGAGGTCTCGACCTTCGCCTCCGCCATCGCCTCCGCGGCCGCCACACTCTGA